A single region of the Leptolyngbyaceae cyanobacterium genome encodes:
- a CDS encoding DUF389 domain-containing protein, which produces MLNKIWHRFKYRRLKKANPEKTQQLILDLLEESTLDTNYIVLIIGSCAIASFGLLANSAAVIIGAMIIAPLMLPIRGLAFGALEGHVLLARKGLISVIIGTLIAVVLAFSLGRLVGIPEFGSEVIARSKPNLLDLGIAVTAGGISGFAKVQPKISATLAGTAIAVALMPPICVVGLGLSQGNFGLSLGAILLYCTNLLGITLSCMLTFLLEGYTPFDRAKKALSWALIFTAILLIPLGISFVELVRQARLEASLKRALLDRTITFQRVELIKTNTNWLTTPPEVRLTVRAKGALTPKQVSLLEEFVAKEMGRAFTLIFEVSQVEEVRREAE; this is translated from the coding sequence GCATCGCTTTAAATATCGGCGACTCAAAAAAGCAAACCCCGAAAAGACTCAACAACTTATTTTAGATTTATTAGAAGAATCTACTTTAGATACTAATTATATTGTTTTGATTATCGGGTCGTGCGCGATCGCATCCTTTGGACTCTTGGCTAATAGCGCTGCGGTGATTATCGGAGCGATGATTATCGCACCTTTAATGTTGCCGATTCGAGGATTAGCTTTTGGTGCTTTAGAAGGTCATGTATTGTTAGCTCGGAAGGGTTTAATATCGGTAATAATCGGCACTTTAATTGCAGTTGTTTTAGCTTTTTCCTTAGGGCGTTTAGTTGGTATCCCGGAATTTGGTAGCGAAGTAATCGCTCGTTCCAAACCTAATTTATTAGACTTGGGTATTGCGGTAACTGCTGGGGGAATTAGCGGTTTTGCAAAAGTGCAACCAAAAATTTCCGCTACTTTGGCGGGTACTGCGATCGCAGTCGCTTTAATGCCTCCGATCTGCGTAGTTGGATTGGGTTTATCCCAAGGAAACTTTGGGCTTAGTTTGGGGGCAATTCTGCTTTATTGTACCAACTTACTGGGCATTACTCTTTCTTGTATGTTGACTTTTTTATTAGAAGGTTATACGCCGTTCGATCGGGCCAAAAAAGCCCTCAGTTGGGCATTAATTTTTACCGCTATCCTTTTAATTCCTCTCGGTATTAGTTTTGTAGAATTAGTTAGGCAAGCTAGACTAGAAGCTAGTTTGAAACGAGCTTTACTCGATCGCACGATTACTTTTCAAAGAGTTGAATTAATCAAAACCAATACCAACTGGTTAACCACTCCGCCAGAAGTGCGTTTAACCGTTCGCGCTAAAGGTGCTTTAACTCCCAAACAAGTAAGCTTGTTAGAAGAATTCGTAGCCAAAGAAATGGGTAGAGCGTTTACGCTAATTTTTGAAGTTAGTCAAGTTGAAGAAGTGAGAAGAGAAGCAGAATAG
- a CDS encoding YihY/virulence factor BrkB family protein → MVRRSRNRANSVSDRDTNPSQRAMPINFKTLWQLLKETFDEWSEDKASRLSAALAYYTIFSLAPLLILVIAIAGSVFGEEAARGQIVGQIQGLVGRNGAEVIETAIQNANQPVTGTIASVISAIALLFGASGVFAELQDALNTIWEVTPKPGIGVKGFVRNRFLSFAMILGIGFLLLVSLIVSAGLAALNSYFSYLIPGVDFLWSIANFLISFGVITLLFGMIFRFLPDVEIAWNDVWIGAGITSLLFVIGKSLLGMYLGNGSFGSAYGAAGSLVIILAWVYYAAQILFFGAEFTQVYARKYGSQIVPSPNAMPVTDKMRAQQGIPHQGNEESTEIDSSNRSNRRMSRRSGLSGFLHRLTRKRRNRSRF, encoded by the coding sequence ATGGTTAGAAGAAGTAGAAACCGGGCAAATTCTGTTAGCGATCGAGATACTAATCCCAGTCAAAGAGCAATGCCAATAAATTTTAAAACTTTATGGCAATTACTAAAAGAAACTTTTGACGAATGGAGCGAGGATAAAGCATCGAGATTATCAGCGGCTTTAGCATACTATACGATATTTTCCCTGGCTCCATTGCTGATTCTGGTAATTGCGATCGCGGGGAGCGTATTTGGGGAAGAAGCCGCCAGAGGTCAAATAGTCGGGCAAATCCAAGGTTTAGTGGGCAGAAATGGCGCTGAAGTAATAGAAACAGCCATTCAAAATGCCAATCAGCCAGTTACCGGAACGATCGCATCCGTGATTAGCGCGATCGCTCTTTTATTTGGTGCGTCTGGGGTTTTTGCAGAACTACAAGACGCCCTGAATACGATTTGGGAAGTAACGCCAAAACCTGGTATCGGCGTCAAAGGCTTTGTTCGCAACCGCTTTTTATCTTTTGCAATGATCTTGGGAATTGGCTTTTTGCTACTAGTATCGTTAATCGTTAGTGCTGGCTTAGCTGCACTGAATAGCTATTTTAGCTACTTAATACCAGGAGTAGATTTCTTGTGGTCAATTGCCAATTTTCTCATCTCATTTGGAGTAATAACATTGCTGTTTGGGATGATTTTCCGATTTCTACCAGATGTGGAAATTGCGTGGAATGATGTTTGGATAGGCGCGGGTATTACTTCGTTGCTATTCGTGATCGGTAAATCTTTGTTAGGAATGTATTTAGGCAATGGCAGTTTTGGTTCTGCTTACGGTGCGGCGGGTTCTTTGGTAATTATTTTGGCGTGGGTTTATTATGCCGCTCAAATTCTGTTTTTTGGGGCAGAATTTACTCAGGTTTACGCTAGAAAATATGGCTCTCAAATCGTGCCATCCCCAAATGCCATGCCCGTAACCGATAAAATGCGTGCCCAACAAGGAATTCCTCACCAAGGTAATGAAGAATCAACAGAAATAGACAGCAGTAATCGCAGTAATCGTCGGATGTCTAGACGTTCTGGATTATCGGGTTTTCTGCACAGATTGACGAGGAAAAGAAGGAATCGATCGAGATTTTAA
- a CDS encoding SDR family NAD(P)-dependent oxidoreductase → MGFNQKVELITKINMQLAGKVALITGAGSGIGKAAAKLLAREGAKIAALGHTEKEVDKTVKEIQNNGREAISLVADISHPEAMQKAIQQIGDKWGRLDIVFANAGINGVWAPIEELAPEEWDKTLDVNLKGTFLTVKYAVPYLKKQGGSVIITASVNGTRIFSNTGATAYSCSKAAQVAFTKMVALELAKDRIRVNVICPGAIETSINENTQQRNLDRVKEPVEFPEGEIPLTDGEPGTSEQVANLVLFLASDAASHISGTEMWIDGAQSLLQG, encoded by the coding sequence TTGGGGTTCAATCAAAAAGTAGAGCTAATTACCAAAATTAATATGCAGTTAGCAGGAAAAGTAGCCCTGATTACAGGTGCGGGTTCCGGAATCGGCAAAGCAGCAGCTAAATTACTCGCCCGAGAAGGAGCTAAAATAGCCGCTTTAGGTCATACCGAAAAAGAAGTAGATAAAACTGTTAAGGAGATTCAAAATAATGGCCGCGAAGCGATCTCCCTAGTTGCCGATATTTCCCATCCCGAAGCAATGCAAAAAGCAATTCAACAAATTGGGGATAAATGGGGAAGGCTGGATATCGTATTTGCCAATGCAGGTATTAACGGAGTTTGGGCTCCCATAGAAGAACTGGCTCCCGAAGAATGGGATAAAACTTTAGATGTGAATTTAAAAGGTACTTTTTTAACTGTTAAATATGCAGTTCCTTATCTGAAAAAACAAGGCGGTTCGGTGATTATTACCGCTTCGGTTAACGGAACTAGAATTTTTAGTAATACTGGTGCAACGGCTTATTCCTGCTCCAAAGCTGCTCAAGTTGCCTTTACTAAAATGGTGGCTTTAGAATTAGCTAAAGACCGAATTCGAGTTAACGTAATCTGTCCCGGTGCAATTGAAACTAGTATTAATGAAAATACCCAACAACGAAATTTAGATCGAGTAAAAGAACCTGTAGAATTTCCCGAAGGAGAAATCCCCTTAACAGATGGAGAACCAGGAACATCAGAACAAGTAGCAAATTTAGTCTTGTTTTTAGCTTCTGATGCTGCCAGCCATATTAGCGGAACGGAAATGTGGATTGATGGGGCGCAATCCCTTTTGCAGGGGTAG
- a CDS encoding DUF4347 domain-containing protein, protein MPVKNSALENYAMKAAQGNAIAFIDTSIPDWQTLAAGVAPGTEIFILDGTRDGVEQITQILQTRSQIAALHIISHGSPGNVQLGNTWLNLGNIENYALQLIQWRSALIHSADILIYGCNVAADSLAPPTHRGLKFLANSRTTLKLTENLLLKSFLTELSGRDAKREPISNSFIQHLAALTGANIAASKNPTGSAALGGDWKLEVTTGAIATNIVFLPATIARYSAVLGNTTRVSVNSSGIEGNSYSQFPSISANGRYVVFQSGASNLVSDDTNNAEDFFVRDMLTNTTTRVSVDSMGNQGNAQVSLYSSISADGRYVAFSSGASNLVSGDTNGTTDVFVRDTLTNTTTRVSLSSSGIQGGGDVPSISADGRYVAFMSSASNLVSGDTNGWDDIFLRDTFTNTTTRVSVDSMGNQGNFFSEFPSISGNGRYVAFRSYASNLVSGDTNNKWDIFVRDTLTNTTTRVSVDSMGNQGNADSQQGISISADGRYVAFNSAASNLVSGDTNGASDIFVRDTLTNTTTRVSVDSMGNQANSSSFYPFISADGRYVTFRSTASNLVSGGTNGTSHIFVRDTLTNTTTLVSVDSMGNQGNGFSQSASISADGRYVAFYSDATNLVSGDTNNSPDIFVRDNSSLPAVSITVSDPTATESPTDPGKYTISRTSSTGALTVKLTIDANSGASASDYNLSVSTGTINIASSNIEVVIPDGVASVDVTLTPNDDIHAEADETLKLNLTPDAAYINDAVNNNGIVTIAANDTVVINTKDSGEGSLRQAIINANTITGKDTITFNISGTGPHTISPTSALPTITEAVVIDGYSQPGASKNTLAAGNNAQLKIILDGTNAGSSISGLNLSSSSNGSTIQGLTINKFQGVGIYLESKNNLVVGNFLGTDATGTIDLGNTLDGMYVAGSDNIIGGSNAGDRNIISGNDRYGIVILDSATNNQVQGNYIGTDVSGTLDLGNTKEGVFITGSNNIIGGSNAGDRNIISGNDRSGLFMSNTNNKVQGNYIGTDVTGTLDLGNTSYGMYITGSNNIIGGSNAGDRNIISSNDLSAIFLAKSGTNNKVQGNYIGTDATGTIDLGNTLEGVYVEGSSNIIGGSNANDRNIISGNDRYGIGILDTATNNQVQGNYIGTDVTGTLDLGNTKEGVFITGSNNIIGGSNAGDRNIISGNDRSGLFISNIATNNKVQGNYIGTDATGTLDLGNTSYGMYVAGSDNIIGGSNAGDRNIISGNDEFGIGIYNTNNKVQGNYIGTDVSGTLDLGNTKDGVLLSASDNIIGGSNASDRNIISGNGGSGIGIVSGNNQVRGNYIGTKIDGVSALGNTLFGIYIDGNQNAIGGTNTGEGNIISSNALEGILIVSGTGNSIQGNSIFSNSRLGIDLGKALPGNGVTPNDTGDGDTDANNLQNFPVLTYAEIAGSNTACTGTFNSTANTNFRLEFFANDVLDASGNGEGKTYLGFANITTDGDGNANFTVTNLAAAPLGNYVTATATNLTTNDTSEFSNGVIIDTPIVSLTPVSITKAEGNSGTTDYTFTATLSRATTQTVTVNYSTKDGTATIANNDYIDNDNSITFTPGGSLTQTITIQAKGDETPESDETFTVSLDSATNAQIDTSAKQGTGTITNDDKAGIIVTQNPGLTTTETGGTATFTIKLASQPTSDVTINLASDNTKEGITDKSSLTFTSANWNLDQTVTIIGQDDFIIDGNISYNIITAKSTSADTSYNNLDVTDVPVINTDNEKGGITINQSGGNTNIIEGGATDSYEIVLTSQPTSDVTISINNSTQTGTSPTTLTFTSANWNIARTVTITAIDDNAEEGNHTGTITHTVTSSDANYNGFTIADITANISDNDSAGFTINPTTLTTGENGTTANFSVKLNTQPTADVTLNLSSSNTAEGTIDKSSLTFTTSNWNTPQTVTIIGIDDNIVDGDKVYQVITNAAISNDSKYNNLNPVDINVTNTDNDRTTVSVTPATVSQTEGNGGAIAYNFTINLSHSSVVPVTVAYTTDDGTATAGSDYIDNDGTIAFNPGETSKSITVNVLGDNLPETSETFSINLVSATNATVNSTSKQSTGIITNDDTQDSDCFCKSIVRPDINNLPGVSVALNSVENTQLVSEYENSLTDSNGNDALFGNGEDDLLLGKAGNDNLSSSEGNDTAFGGSERDWISGNEGDDLLNGNEGNDVLNGNQGNDTVRGGQGNDLVRGGQNDDLIYGDIGNDTLGGDKGNDTIFGDRNDTTNSAGQDLIFGGSGDDLINGNAGNDSIFGEDGNDTVCGGKDDDILFGDVGDDRLYGDLGNDSLCGSSGNDTIYGGIGSVDADNSDRDEICGGSGKDLLFGNEGEDKLNGEEGDDSLYGGKNNDHLIGGAGNDLLSGDFGNDLLTGGSGNDIFVLASEKGSDLITDFQDGQDAIALSSGLSFADLAIVQSNNNTIVIVKASNELLANLHSIPANLINQQDFIFIS, encoded by the coding sequence ATGCCAGTTAAAAACTCTGCCCTGGAAAATTACGCTATGAAAGCAGCACAAGGAAATGCGATCGCATTTATCGACACCTCTATACCAGATTGGCAAACCCTCGCCGCCGGAGTCGCACCGGGAACTGAAATTTTTATCCTCGATGGGACGCGGGATGGCGTGGAGCAAATTACTCAAATTCTGCAAACGCGCTCCCAAATAGCGGCACTACATATTATTTCTCACGGCAGTCCCGGAAACGTGCAACTCGGGAATACTTGGCTGAATTTGGGAAATATTGAAAATTATGCCCTTCAATTGATCCAGTGGCGCAGTGCCTTAATCCACAGCGCCGATATTTTAATTTACGGTTGCAATGTGGCGGCAGACTCTCTCGCACCACCAACACACCGGGGATTAAAATTCCTAGCTAATAGCAGAACTACGTTAAAACTAACTGAAAATTTACTGCTTAAGTCCTTTTTAACTGAATTAAGCGGCAGAGATGCCAAGAGAGAGCCAATAAGTAACAGCTTCATCCAACACCTTGCCGCCCTCACAGGTGCCAACATTGCTGCTTCCAAAAACCCCACAGGGAGTGCCGCACTGGGGGGAGACTGGAAACTCGAAGTAACAACCGGAGCAATTGCCACAAATATAGTCTTTCTCCCAGCAACAATTGCAAGGTACAGCGCCGTCCTTGGCAACACCACCCGCGTCTCGGTTAACTCATCCGGCATTGAGGGAAATAGCTACTCCCAGTTCCCATCTATTTCTGCCAACGGGCGCTATGTAGTTTTTCAGTCTGGCGCTAGCAACTTGGTAAGTGACGACACTAACAACGCTGAAGACTTTTTCGTGCGGGATATGCTTACCAACACTACTACCCGCGTCTCAGTAGACTCGATGGGCAACCAGGGGAACGCCCAAGTCTCCTTATACTCATCCATCTCAGCCGATGGACGCTATGTGGCGTTTTCATCTGGAGCTAGCAACCTGGTAAGTGGCGACACCAACGGCACTACAGATGTTTTCGTGCGGGACACTCTCACCAACACTACTACTCGCGTCTCCCTAAGCTCTAGCGGCATCCAAGGAGGTGGTGACGTGCCATCTATCTCGGCGGACGGGCGCTATGTAGCCTTTATGTCTAGTGCTAGCAACCTAGTCAGTGGCGATACCAACGGATGGGACGACATTTTCCTGCGGGACACCTTCACCAACACTACTACCCGCGTCTCAGTAGACTCGATGGGCAATCAGGGGAATTTTTTCTCCGAGTTCCCATCCATCTCTGGCAATGGGCGCTATGTAGCTTTTCGGTCTTATGCCAGCAACCTGGTGAGTGGGGACACCAACAACAAGTGGGATATTTTCGTGCGGGATACCCTCACCAATACCACTACCCGTGTCTCTGTGGACTCAATGGGCAACCAAGGGAATGCCGACTCCCAACAAGGGATATCCATCTCAGCCGATGGGCGTTATGTGGCATTTAATTCTGCTGCCAGCAATCTGGTGAGTGGGGACACTAACGGCGCGAGCGACATCTTCGTGCGGGACACCCTCACTAACACCACCACCCGCGTCTCCGTGGACTCGATGGGCAACCAAGCGAATAGCTCGTCCTTCTACCCTTTCATCTCTGCTGATGGGCGCTATGTAACTTTTCGGTCTACTGCCAGCAACTTGGTGAGTGGGGGTACTAACGGCACAAGCCACATCTTCGTGCGAGACACTCTCACCAACACCACCACCCTCGTCTCTGTAGACTCAATGGGCAATCAGGGGAATGGCTTCTCCCAATCTGCATCCATCTCAGCCGACGGGCGCTATGTGGCTTTTTATTCCGATGCCACAAACTTGGTGAGTGGGGACACTAACAACAGCCCCGACATCTTCGTGCGGGACAACTCATCCCTTCCCGCAGTCAGCATCACGGTATCAGATCCCACTGCAACTGAATCTCCCACAGATCCGGGCAAATATACGATTAGCCGCACCAGCAGTACAGGTGCTTTAACCGTCAAACTTACCATTGATGCCAACAGTGGTGCCAGTGCCAGTGATTACAATCTCAGCGTCAGCACCGGTACGATTAACATCGCTAGTTCTAATATCGAAGTTGTCATTCCCGATGGCGTTGCCTCTGTTGATGTCACCCTCACCCCCAACGACGACATCCATGCAGAAGCAGATGAGACTTTAAAGCTGAATCTCACACCGGATGCAGCTTATATAAATGATGCGGTTAACAACAATGGCATCGTTACTATTGCTGCCAACGATACGGTAGTTATTAACACCAAAGATAGCGGCGAAGGTTCGTTGCGCCAAGCCATTATCAATGCGAATACCATTACAGGCAAAGATACGATTACTTTTAATATTAGTGGAACGGGGCCGCATACAATCAGTCCGACTTCTGCCTTACCCACTATTACCGAAGCTGTAGTTATCGACGGTTACAGTCAACCCGGTGCTTCTAAAAACACCCTTGCTGCTGGTAACAATGCTCAATTAAAGATTATTTTGGATGGCACGAATGCAGGTTCGTCAATTAGCGGTCTTAATTTGAGTAGCAGTTCTAATGGCAGTACAATTCAAGGCTTAACGATTAATAAATTTCAGGGTGTAGGCATCTACTTAGAAAGTAAGAATAACTTGGTTGTCGGGAACTTTCTAGGTACGGATGCCACCGGAACCATAGACTTGGGCAATACTCTCGATGGGATGTACGTTGCAGGTTCTGACAACATTATTGGCGGAAGTAATGCGGGCGATCGCAATATTATTTCAGGGAACGATCGATATGGCATAGTTATCCTTGACAGCGCCACTAATAATCAAGTGCAAGGAAACTACATCGGTACGGATGTCAGCGGAACTCTAGACTTGGGAAATACTAAGGAAGGGGTGTTCATTACAGGTTCTAATAACATTATTGGCGGCAGTAATGCGGGCGATCGCAACATTATTTCAGGGAACGATCGCTCTGGCTTATTTATGTCTAACACCAATAATAAAGTACAAGGAAACTACATCGGGACGGATGTCACCGGAACTCTAGACTTGGGCAATACTAGCTATGGGATGTACATTACAGGTTCTAATAACATTATTGGCGGCAGTAATGCGGGCGATCGCAACATTATTTCAAGTAACGATCTCTCTGCAATATTTCTCGCTAAGAGCGGCACCAATAATAAAGTGCAAGGAAACTACATCGGTACGGATGCCACCGGAACCATAGACTTGGGCAATACTCTCGAAGGGGTGTACGTTGAAGGTTCTAGCAACATTATTGGCGGCAGTAATGCGAACGATCGCAATATTATTTCAGGGAACGATCGATATGGCATAGGTATCCTTGACACCGCCACTAATAATCAAGTGCAAGGAAACTACATCGGTACGGATGTCACCGGAACTCTAGACTTGGGCAATACTAAGGAAGGGGTGTTCATTACAGGTTCTAATAACATTATTGGCGGCAGTAATGCGGGCGATCGCAACATTATTTCAGGGAACGATCGCTCTGGCTTATTTATCTCTAACATCGCCACCAATAATAAAGTGCAAGGAAACTACATCGGTACGGATGCTACCGGAACTCTAGACTTGGGCAATACTAGCTATGGAATGTACGTTGCAGGTTCTGACAACATTATTGGTGGAAGTAATGCAGGCGATCGCAACATTATTTCAGGGAACGATGAATTTGGCATAGGTATCTATAACACCAATAATAAAGTACAAGGAAACTACATCGGTACGGATGTCAGCGGAACTCTAGACTTAGGCAATACTAAGGATGGGGTGCTACTTAGTGCTTCTGATAACATTATTGGCGGCAGTAATGCGAGCGATCGTAACATTATTTCAGGGAACGGTGGCTCTGGCATAGGAATCGTCAGTGGGAATAACCAAGTACGGGGAAACTACATCGGAACGAAAATTGACGGCGTAAGCGCTCTAGGTAACACTTTATTTGGGATATACATAGATGGTAACCAAAATGCGATCGGTGGCACGAATACAGGTGAAGGAAATATCATCTCCAGTAACGCTCTCGAAGGCATATTAATTGTTAGCGGTACTGGTAATTCCATCCAGGGTAACTCCATCTTCTCTAACAGCAGATTAGGCATCGATTTAGGAAAAGCTTTACCCGGTAACGGTGTCACTCCCAACGACACAGGCGACGGTGACACAGATGCCAACAACCTCCAAAACTTCCCCGTTCTCACATACGCAGAAATAGCAGGTAGCAACACAGCTTGCACTGGCACATTCAACAGCACAGCTAACACCAACTTCCGACTAGAATTCTTTGCCAACGATGTTTTAGATGCTTCTGGAAATGGCGAAGGAAAAACCTATCTCGGTTTCGCAAACATTACCACCGATGGTGACGGTAACGCCAACTTTACCGTCACCAATCTAGCAGCAGCACCCCTCGGTAATTACGTCACCGCCACCGCCACCAACCTCACCACTAACGACACTTCCGAATTCTCCAACGGCGTCATCATCGACACCCCAATTGTCAGTCTCACACCAGTTTCCATCACAAAAGCTGAAGGCAATAGCGGTACAACAGACTACACCTTTACCGCCACCCTTTCTCGCGCCACAACTCAAACAGTTACCGTCAATTACAGCACTAAAGACGGTACTGCAACTATTGCCAATAATGACTATATCGATAACGACAATAGCATCACCTTTACCCCCGGCGGTTCTCTTACCCAAACCATCACCATTCAAGCAAAAGGCGATGAAACTCCCGAAAGCGACGAAACTTTTACCGTTAGTTTAGATAGCGCCACTAATGCTCAAATTGACACCTCTGCTAAACAAGGAACTGGTACAATTACCAACGACGACAAGGCGGGAATTATCGTCACTCAAAATCCCGGATTAACGACAACGGAAACAGGCGGAACCGCTACTTTTACCATCAAATTAGCAAGTCAACCAACCAGCGACGTTACGATTAATTTAGCTAGCGACAACACGAAAGAAGGTATAACCGATAAATCTTCTCTCACCTTCACATCAGCAAATTGGAATTTAGACCAAACCGTTACAATTATCGGTCAAGACGACTTCATCATTGATGGCAATATCAGCTACAACATTATTACTGCCAAATCGACTAGCGCCGACACCAGTTACAACAATTTAGATGTTACAGATGTTCCCGTTATCAACACCGACAATGAAAAAGGGGGAATTACAATTAACCAGTCTGGCGGTAACACTAATATTATCGAAGGTGGCGCTACTGATAGTTATGAAATTGTCTTGACATCACAACCGACTTCCGATGTGACAATTTCTATTAACAACTCCACGCAAACCGGAACTTCTCCAACTACCCTCACCTTCACATCAGCCAACTGGAATATCGCCCGAACAGTCACGATAACTGCAATTGACGATAACGCAGAAGAAGGAAATCACACCGGAACAATCACCCACACAGTTACTTCTAGCGACGCCAATTATAACGGTTTCACTATTGCCGATATCACCGCCAATATCAGCGACAACGACAGCGCCGGATTTACGATTAATCCGACTACATTAACTACGGGAGAAAATGGTACAACTGCTAATTTTAGCGTCAAACTTAACACTCAACCAACCGCTGATGTAACGCTGAATTTAAGTAGCAGTAATACTGCCGAAGGAACGATTGATAAATCTTCTCTCACTTTCACTACAAGTAACTGGAATACACCGCAAACTGTGACGATTATCGGCATTGACGATAATATCGTTGATGGCGACAAAGTTTATCAGGTAATTACGAATGCTGCGATTAGTAATGACAGCAAATATAACAATTTAAATCCGGTCGATATCAATGTCACCAACACCGACAACGATCGCACTACGGTTAGTGTAACTCCCGCTACAGTCAGCCAAACAGAAGGAAACGGCGGTGCGATCGCATACAACTTTACCATCAATCTTTCTCATTCCAGCGTCGTTCCCGTCACCGTCGCCTACACCACGGACGATGGTACGGCGACTGCGGGTAGCGATTACATCGATAATGACGGTACGATCGCATTTAATCCAGGAGAAACTAGCAAATCCATCACTGTTAACGTCCTTGGCGACAATCTCCCAGAAACATCTGAAACCTTTAGCATTAACTTGGTAAGTGCTACCAATGCAACTGTCAACTCAACTAGCAAACAAAGCACTGGTATTATTACTAATGACGATACGCAAGACTCAGATTGCTTCTGTAAGTCGATTGTCCGTCCCGACATTAACAATCTTCCCGGTGTTTCGGTAGCGCTTAATTCAGTTGAGAACACCCAATTGGTGAGTGAATATGAAAATAGTCTTACTGATAGCAATGGAAACGATGCACTGTTCGGTAATGGCGAGGATGACTTACTATTAGGAAAAGCAGGTAACGATAATTTATCCAGCAGTGAAGGTAATGATACTGCTTTTGGTGGCAGCGAACGCGATTGGATTTCCGGAAACGAAGGCGATGACTTACTGAACGGTAACGAAGGGAACGACGTACTCAATGGTAATCAAGGCAATGATACCGTGCGCGGCGGTCAAGGTAACGATCTGGTACGCGGCGGTCAAAATGATGACTTGATTTATGGCGATATCGGCAATGATACCTTGGGTGGCGACAAAGGTAACGATACCATTTTTGGCGATCGAAACGATACTACTAACTCTGCCGGACAAGATTTAATCTTCGGCGGTAGCGGCGATGATTTAATAAACGGTAATGCTGGTAACGATAGTATCTTCGGCGAAGATGGTAACGATACTGTATGCGGTGGTAAAGATGATGACATTCTGTTTGGCGATGTCGGGGACGATCGGTTGTACGGAGATTTAGGTAACGATAGTCTGTGCGGTAGTAGCGGAAATGACACTATCTATGGTGGTATAGGTAGTGTTGATGCCGATAATAGCGATCGCGATGAAATATGCGGCGGTTCCGGTAAAGATTTACTCTTCGGTAACGAAGGAGAAGATAAACTAAATGGAGAAGAAGGAGACGATTCTCTCTATGGTGGTAAAAATAATGACCACTTAATTGGTGGTGCTGGTAACGATCTGTTGAGTGGCGATTTTGGAAATGATTTGCTGACAGGTGGTAGCGGTAACGATATCTTTGTCCTGGCTTCTGAAAAGGGAAGTGATTTAATTACCGATTTCCAAGATGGTCAAGATGCGATCGCCTTAAGTAGTGGTTTGAGTTTTGCAGATTTAGCGATCGTGCAAAGCAACAATAATACGATCGTCATTGTCAAAGCCAGCAACGAACTGTTAGCTAATTTGCATAGCATACCAGCCAATTTAATTAACCAGCAAGATTTTATTTTCATCTCGTAA